In the genome of Melitaea cinxia chromosome 4, ilMelCinx1.1, whole genome shotgun sequence, the window tctcttaccaccaggtgagccgtacgcttgtttgtcgacctagtggtataaaaaagaaaagtattttaaaattaaaatccacaCTTTAGGGACTTTTAtaggcaatttttttaattttgcttaaTTTACGCacttcagactgtaatatcccactgctgggcctctttcccctgtgagaaggatcagagcttaatctacaaCACTGCTCAAATGCGGTTTGGCGTATaagtatattccctactgtgaatAACGAGCGCAatcaggtgcacatgataacaaccgggaccgaaggcttaacgtgctctccgaagcacgctGGTGgagccacaaggactgcacaaacacacagactacggcaaacatctgtatggccaatactaatgtttgtcatgtgcggggatcgaacccgccgccgccagcgcaacagccacaaaccagtgctgtaaccgttgcgccaaagcgTCGTATATagtgctaatatatatatatttaaaactttattatgtcGTTTCTATATCAGGGTCACGACACAACGACGTCTGGAATCTGTTTTACGCTATACTGTCTTTCACATCATCCCGACATTCAAGAAAAACTTATAGaagaacagaaaaaaatactcGGCGAAAAATTAGATAGGGATCCAACATAcacgtatgtatattttaataacaaaaacgtTGAATTCTTGTTTTTAGAGGACAAAAGCAACATACAACTTTAACTTTAATATAAGGTAACCATGGTAAGTACTTCATCAAATGCAAAATCAGAACTGAATTATACGGTCCTTATAAGCTATTAATAttcaattgtttatttttggagatatttaatgaaaaaaccaCTTTTATGTAACATTTCTACAGAAAATTGCCTGTTATATCGCATCGTAACATATTTTCGTATTCCAATTACATAAAAGAACAATTTTTTATTCCGAGATCAAGTGAGACACTACTAATAgcatcacagcaaaataatactgttttcaagcagtattgtgttcctgttagtgagtaaggtgaccagagctcctggggggattggggattgggtcgacaacgcgcttgcgatgcttctggtgttacaggcgtctataagctacggtaatcgcttaccatcaggtgagccgtacgcttgtttgccgaccgagtgacataaaaaaaattcttatgcAATTAACGTTATACCTAATTGAATATACTTTTTGACACAGGGAATTGCAGCAAATGAAATACCTTGAACTTGTTATAAGAGAAGGTCTTCGGATTTATCCTTCCGTACCATTGGTAGAAAGACTTGTGACGAAAGATACTggtaagtttataattaaattaaaatagtaacttTTCTACTTTGTCGAGTTgaatcgaaaaattaaaaacaattgcaTTTAAATCAAAACGCACAAAAAATCGTCTTGTATATGACTTACCTATATCACTTATCACTGGAGGCATAGATATTatctaaagttttaaaaaatatgggaCATTTTAACAGGCCTAATTGGAAATAACATTATCTAATTTTATAGTCTGCATCGTGAAACTAGGGTTGTAGGTTTCATTTCAATACAACATTGCAAGTATGCAAAGTCTTGACTCAAATCTAAAATAAtagaacataaattatatttgctatccgaataaaatattacacctCATTATAGGTGCCTCTTTTtgtattgattcaaaatattacgatatataatatatacgatatatattatatcggaacaaaaatatgtatactacatttttatattcaacaaCTAACaaggttataaatattttaagcagcCTCTCTTTTGTCTAATGCGCTCTAAAGGAATGTGTGATCACGGGGAATATGTGATCACggatttttgtttgtatgtattgtttTGCGTTTAATATTTGGAAATATTTGCCAAATTTACCGTCAAACTGAAAAAAAAGAGTATTCaagaagaattttaaaataagtcttCATAACTATTCGAAATAACAATGCTTTAatgctttattcataaaaatatttacatacaataatgAGTTCCCTGGTTCGTGTGATAAGCAAAGCCTGTGTCAATGAACCACTGTGctcttcaataatttatttctaaagcaaattttaaaatataggtatcttatcttatcttatactaGTTTCCCGCCCCGGATTCGCacgaatatttaacaaaaatttccaattcctcttttttttaaaataacttctttccttttcgtttcgaaatcgcTTGCTTCGCTGTTCAAATCGAACTAACTTTGGTGGGCGACACCGGGCTCTTATATATTCAGAGAGCTAGGCTGTAGGATATTCGAGTAAGgttgagaatattttctttctcacaccttctagaatgttctcgacATTATCGTCCGCCGTAACAATAGGTTCTGCAGCTGTAACATACGTAGTAAAGGCGCgaaatttataaactaaattttaaaatgttgtcagaactaatttgaataactaaaactatgtcgctttaactccaaaatataagttagctactgctgtataaatacctaaaatttaataactttattataataacaaatgtaatttaagactttattgaaattggaatttttAATTTCGCGCCATTACTACCATGCTGCAATTGCTCGCAGCGCCTTTCGAAATGCAACCTAAATAATCGTTGTTCTGAATGAAGTCAAATACTCGACAGCAGATGGCGCCACACTTATTTTCCAAGTTGAAGGGTTGGAAAagcccttatatctttaaaaacacgtcctttaggttaaaacgggaactttcttgttcgagggggaaaagggctatcacactataatatatataagtccCTTTATCGTACCAggactcctttttaagttttatcggcacgcacattttatcaacttagttttattatatataattataatgataatgatatactaataaatggagagccagtttttttctttagttatactacgaaaactactgaaccgatcggaatgatacttatatatacaaatCATAAGATGCATCGTGTGTCGGGGAAGGTTTTAGTAAGTATATCATATGTTgttgattacttatcgtgtaaaaaaaatatgtacggGCAGAGGTCGttagtttaaatatatgtatattgtcatttgggtttttttaataatcaaatctATAAAGACAAAGGTCATCGCGAACGTACCAAGTACACAAGTTTGTTTTGAATTGACTTAATTTGAGCTcagtattttaagaaatatttattaacatggTACCTaccttcttttaaaatattaacacaagTAATTCGTAGTTTTACCCGCTCTACATGTTGTTCCCGTCTTTATTCActaccatcatcatcactactTATTATAAAACGAACCCCGTATTTGTCTCTCTATTCAcgaaaaactcaaaaaatacagaACGGGttttcatacatatatatttcacaAATTAGCAGAGTGAACAATGAGGAAGGTGTAGGTGTATAGCTTGTTATGGTTTTGTGTTGTTAATAATGAACGctctatctataaaaatatcttttaagaaTAGCTAACTACAATAATACCCATTTTACTTTATATCTAAAgaaagaatattaataaaattatatatatttttgttttagatcTTGGTGATGTAAAGTTGTTAAAAGGTTCAACAGTTATCGTTAATTTTTTCGAACTGCATCGGCATCCGGAACTTTATGACAACCCCTTAGAATTTCGTCCTGAGAGATTGGACACTGTATCTGCTAATTCGGCGAAGAGCGCGTTTAGTTGGCTTGCGTTTAGTGCTGGTCCCAGGAATTGTATTGGTatgaataaactttatttatttaaaacaggcATACTTAATTCTAAAAGCATAGGTATTCTACCAGCTAATCTTAAAACGTTCCTACAAAAGCGGGCATTTGTTGAGGTGCAAAATTGGAAACTATGCATATGTATATAgggaatatatataatatatatagctaccaaatttgattccTTACCTAAGGatagcagcgccatctaccaggtccaattgagataaaaactaccctatctaccaagttggaccaaattacagatgcttacaaaatttgataaaaattcatcccacgaaatttttatatatatagattattgtcCGATGTGACAACAAATTTACGTTTCGGAcacagacaaataataatacacgtgtataaaattattaatactttctgtaggtatgtatgtatgtatgtaaatgtttgtTTCCATATTTACCAAGTtgtaatctttaatttttaattgatattttaaaatgttttttttttttatacatttatttcaacAATGTGTAAGGTTGTTCTTAAGGTCAACTGGTAAATACGGCTGTGACAATTAAGGTCCGCCTTTGGCGCAACGTTTtcggtgtagatgtataatatattcaaataaattaatagggACTCGTTTCAAAAACTGGAATGGAACACGCATTATAAAATACGCACCTTTTTTGCAGGTCAAAAGTTCGCTATGATGGAAATGAAAGTTATAATAGCGAGTATTGTCaagaattttgttttgttaccaGTGGAAGTGAAAGAATTAGGACTATGTGCGGAACTTATATTGAGATCGGATGAAGGAGTCCACATTAAACTGAAACCTAGAACTAAgaactattaataaatatatactttatactttaaattataaaatacaccCTTGGTTCATACGATAAAACGGTGGTAACATAAATTAACCTTACATTAGTTAGCTTAACCTGGGGTGTCCTAGCATTTGAATTTTGAAGAAAACctgcaaaaaatataaaacaaataatacttctgtaaatcaaatattttaataaacgttaaaaatatttgtttggtaCTTAGAGGTATGAATCAATGTTGACACATtgcaataacaaaataaaatagtgcGAAGCTAGGGCGACACATGTACAACAGAAAAGTACTAACAATTAAGATTTGGATTAATAAAAAGTGGTTTAAGTAGGAATTACGATTCCAATAGgtatattgaataaattttgcttcttgttttattagttaaattaattatatacatatttttaacgaaatcataggtatatttttttaagccaaGTAATTTTGCAAAGCAATactttaaagataaatattatagctatgacataatattatatgaataaaattaggtgtctaataataataattaggtgTTAAGTTAGgtgtttgttaataaaaaattaaaatatatatttgtagctGTCTGCATATGTtaatctataattataataaaatggtaggaatgtcaaaactgtacattttttttaaaagaatacttggggtgtaatctacaatcgataccgaaaatatagtttttagaatttttgtctgtttttctgtgtgtctgtatgtatgtccgagataaactcgaaaagtactgcatggatttactccaaatttgacacgaatattattaagaagtcgggtcaacatatagactacatattatcacgctatcacctacggggaacgagcagtaaacctttatttcttcaacgcattctataagaacgtgtaatctaacgacgcatatttgaatgttgttgttattatgttaataaccatgctataagctagcttcacactataaaaaccacgcaatataagtaacttaggctgataaacataattaaatgaatatgagTAGTttaaagacaattttaaagcagcgccatctatgagatttcaaaAACGTCATCATCAATCTctttttggatataaataatttaaatttgatcatgttggcgaggttaatagttgtttttaatatgtaataaggagtaacttaggttacttttaatttacaaatttatttattttaaactctgtgaactgaataataacttttttgttaaattccacgcgaacgaagtcgcgggcacagctagtttattataaaagttgttcgtatgataataaataactttcagTATgtaatgtgtgtatatatatgtaaggaaataaataaaacttttctttGATTTGAATGTTACGTACTGGCTGTAAAGCAGTGCTGTCAATGCAAATgaagatattttatattgatggaTTGGGAAAAAGATGACATTGCGGTTAAgactaaactttatttaatttgtttagattattaaaaaagattaataaagaaattgacaCTGTGAATAATAAACGTTAAATGTCGTTTTATAATGTACGGATCTTGTTGACAATGAAATAAAACGATGTGTTGCTCTGTAAACAAAGATTTATTTGCCTGAGTTATATTCTATGAGAAACTTACACACTATTACACTCTTAAACTTAAGTAAAACTCACCTGTAAACAAAACTTTGATTTGAATGTTACGTACTGGTCGTAAAGCAGTGCTGTCAATGCAAATGaagatattataaattgatgGATTGGGAAAGAGATGATATTGCGTTTAAGACTAAaccttatttaatttgttttgattattaaaaaagattaataaagaaattgacactgtgaataataaactttaaatgtcgtttctttgtttacaTGATTCTTTGAAACATGACCTTATTTTGAAtccacaaaaatattcattcacAGTTTACCCTAATATTCCTCGTGGATCTAATATAACCCATttctttaatagttttatagtacttaatatGAAGCATAGACGTACTCTTAAATTGAATACTATCGTATTTGATCTGAGAAAGCACAATAGACCATCATACTTGGCACAAAAACTGAGGTGGCTAAACGCATCTGACACAGATAATTATCGGTCATCGCGTATCGCAAACCTTATTGTTAATAGCATTTAGAGGTAGTGTTCGCTTTGCAGCTTTCAAATGTTGGAACGACATCCCACCTCCCATTAGATTTGCTGCAACTCGCTTGAAATTTCGTTATCTTACCAAAAAATGGCTCCTTGAGCAGCAAAAATCGGAATCAAATTTGcaaaaagtgaagctatcaaTACATTAATATAGGCGACTGTAGAATTTCATCAGACAGTTGGTACGTAACGCTCACTGAGCTGGATTTGTGAAGATATAAGCTGAGTCTACGACCTTTTCACCAGCATTTTTCTAAAATCTATTAATTCACCATTATcgtcattggccttagtccgtctattgcagacgatttagacagcaTCAGACTGTGTCGCCTAGAACGCTcgtcaggaaaacgcagagttgcctaagctctgcgccaccctcttgacctcactggctaggcccacaggatcGACAAGTCGATACGTCAACGTCGttgtgggccttaggtggaacgcgcCCACAGTTAGCGTGTCATTTTATTCAATCAATTCTGTCAGTGTCAAtcaatgtgtaaataaaaatattatcgtaTACTAAAATACACAGGTATTTGCATTTTGCAGTGCTTTGGATAATTGATAAGAAACTTAGTAATAAAAACTTGTGTAAAGTGTTAATGCTATCCTGAATTACAATTCTTTTCAATTGATATTTCAATTCTTCCTCACGTGTgaaataacttatattttaaattttatacttaattacattaaaaataaaatgtccaCGGACACTTTAAATGTATCTCGTAGAAAACTGAACGATGCTTTAGGTGAAAAGTCAACAAAATACTTCAATCACATGAAACAATGGTTCCGGATGAAACTAACCAAAGAAGAGTTCGACACAGAAGCCCGCGCTTTATTGAGCCCCGACCAAGTGCATTATCACAACGAATTCTTACTCGCATTACTAAACAAAGTTGAAGGTTTGGCAGAAACTTCGATAACAATTGCTCAAGAAAAGGCTAATTCACATAACAGAAATAGCAGACGGAATAAGAGAAATTCTCGCACATCAGAGAAAACAAACTTTGAGCCTGCCGAGTTATTGGAGTATTTGCCACCAACTTCGCCCCCAGGAGCGGGTAGTGATGGAGTCAAGTATGCAACTCAGGTGAGGTTAAACAAAGATCTGAgctttgttaatatttaatttaaactctGTTTGATATTTAAGCCACTAAAACTactgacaatttttattttaatacatgcGATGCAAAACAGAAAAGTCAAAAAGTCAAGAGCACATTCTGACACCTTCCAGGAGTACTGTTTCTGGTTCTAAGTCAAAACCACTTATAAATGTCTTTATATTAAGTTTCTTCTACTGTGAGCTTACGAgacctataaattttattcttcttcttcttcttgattaatggctttcaatagtgccaaatgagcacagataaTTTCGCCAATCTATCATAAATAGAGTTGGCATAAGATTACTTGAAGGtgtcaatttataaaaaaaaaaatttcttttttaactgtatttttgatatttgtcactataatttttattataaatttactttaatgtcataattatttaatagcaacattatgaaatatttacagGAAGTATTTCTCCCAGACCATGCCCTGGTTGTGGGTCGGTTTATGTTAGCAGCCTGGGAACTGGGTTTAGAAGGAGCGGATGATGATGCAGCAGATATTATAGTGGTTGCCGTTCAAAATTTCCTCAAAAACATTATAAGTACAGTGGTTTCACAGAGAAAGGGTTACAAGTTAAGAAATGAAAGATTTTTGTACGATATTGGTGGGGATATGCCAAATATGTGGCTGCGTAACAGTAATAAGCTATATGATCCTCAAAATTATGGAAGGGTTCATCTTGATGACAGTATGGATGCCTTAGGCCCGAGGTGTCCACCCACTATTGATGAAGTTGAACATTCAACGGCATTTGAAATAGCATGCAGGTAAGAATAGTttctctttattaaaaaaagcatttaaatttatataagacTTGCTTTTACCCGCAGCTTTGCTcgcattgttattttttttaataaaaagtatcatatgctacttctaatacctccaaaaatatgtgtacaaagtttcatgatgatcggttgagtagttttcgtgtgaaagcgtaacaaacaaacttacattcacatttataatattagtagggactAGCTATCCACCCCGGCATTGAAAGGGTAGTATGCTTCTGTCTAAGTAGCATTTCAATACCTGTATCATATGTAACCATTTTTTAGTAGTTAGAATGGGTGGTGGTACAATAATAAGCTACCATTAGTTACTCCGGCTTTTAACAATTATTGTCATTCAACCAAATTACATCAAAGTTAACAACATGTATCCTAAACCTTCCTTGTGAAATGATAAATACCATGTGAAAATCCCAATCACAGTGggaaactttgttttatagtataaaaagacCAAGTAATAATAGCCTCGTATTCAACTGTTTCCACAGGATTTACTTCAGTCAGTGTCCAAAATATATAGGTAAAGTCTAGAGccaaaataatttagtaaaagtGGACGAaagctagttttttatattattactaaaaaacttACTTAATTGTGATATTCATACAAGAGTAGATACATGGATATAGATAATTACGAatgtatttataagtaaattaatgtttattttgtttatgtcagtaaagaatatagccacccctctctttccgtgggtgtcgtaagaggcgactaagggataacacagttccactaccaccttggaacttaaaaagccgaccgatggcgggataaccatccaactgctgtctttgaaatacacaggccgaagacgggcagcagcgccttcggtgcgacaaggccagccttgcggtcaccaacccgcacaCATGAATCCacactatttttggcgcgaacttgtggaggccttatGTCCAGCCAGTTGCGGTTTTAGTTTCGAGGGCGCCCCCTGATTGCAATTCaatcctatatttaaaaaagcaatGGATGTAATTACATAACTGTTCAGTAAAATCAGCCctcaatatacaaaaaaaaaaatgatgaaattttaatttttcagtatTTATATCGGCGGACTCTTTTCTTCTCTCATCGTGGTTTTCagcaatttaatattttaaatatattggatTGGATAATTGACATTATTCAGTATTCATTCAACAATTATCTGATCTACCTACCTATCAGAGTCAGAGCCTGTGGCGTCCCCTTATATTCAGCGCACTGGGCGTTCGCCCTACCACGCCCTACCGTGCCCTACCCTAACGCCCTACtgtgtccagcaatggactgcgataggctaaagtatttgtttatgtCTATTTACTCCTATCCTTTTAGTAATACaaagaaatagtttttaaatcatTCCTGCAATAATCTTCTTTTATATCaggttaaaataatacattttatatagtataatgAGAGATTAATTTAAAGTATGA includes:
- the LOC123669921 gene encoding transcriptional adapter 1-like encodes the protein MSTDTLNVSRRKLNDALGEKSTKYFNHMKQWFRMKLTKEEFDTEARALLSPDQVHYHNEFLLALLNKVEGLAETSITIAQEKANSHNRNSRRNKRNSRTSEKTNFEPAELLEYLPPTSPPGAGSDGVKYATQEVFLPDHALVVGRFMLAAWELGLEGADDDAADIIVVAVQNFLKNIISTVVSQRKGYKLRNERFLYDIGGDMPNMWLRNSNKLYDPQNYGRVHLDDSMDALGPRCPPTIDEVEHSTAFEIACSSQTAEPNDEKLTIDEFYNTLLIHKNVIACHSVYAVNMERLAVMLNHPSY